The genomic window AAGATTATTTTTTTTTAAAATAATTTTTAAGTAACCATGTTTAACGATCAGATCAGGTTCTTCAAAAATTTTATCAAATTGAGACTTTCCTCTAAGCGGAGTAACTAACAATTTATGCAGCTAGTTTTTTTCTACCCTTATTCCTTCTACTTTTCAGTACAAGCTTTCCCCCAACCGAGGAATTCCTTTTTCTAAAGCCATGTTTCCTTTTTCTTTTAATTTTACTGGGCTGGTATGTTCTTTTCATAAGGACGAAGAATGTTATAGTTTTTTTAAGAAAAATCAATGAATAAGCTT from SAR86 cluster bacterium includes these protein-coding regions:
- the rpmH gene encoding 50S ribosomal protein L34, encoding MKRTYQPSKIKRKRKHGFRKRNSSVGGKLVLKSRRNKGRKKLAA